In Erigeron canadensis isolate Cc75 chromosome 6, C_canadensis_v1, whole genome shotgun sequence, the following are encoded in one genomic region:
- the LOC122606048 gene encoding double-stranded RNA-binding protein 3-like — translation MAQPEQPDTSSYHLSVGMYKSRLNQHAQKIWKQLPVYQTFNEGSDHSPKFRCTVWVDSVDYTIPNTFTQRKMAEMDASRIAFFGSLEKLKNEASRLVLEDRSLCKSALVEYATRMNIQKPTYQTIQVGTNIPVFHSSLVVDGVSCTGEKGRSKKEAEQSAARAAVLKCLDLESGGHIMSEIVNCRFKRSTESKELQSTQHDSNKVVAADGGNALTLNKTIAEEVTKMPFPTGVESVLTLNETKVEEGSQIPSLTNVKNSLTLNETKVQKGTNLPSPTSGENVFSLNKTKVEEGTKMPSPTGAEIGLTLNEIKVEEGTKMPFPTGVENGITLNETKV, via the exons GTATGTACAAGAGTCGTCTGAATCAACATGCTCAAAAGATATGGAAGCAGCTCCCGGTGTATCAAACCTTTAATGAAGGTTCTGACCATTCACCAAAGTTTAGGTGTACTGTGTGGGTTGACAGTGTGGACTACACAATTCCAAACACTTTTACTCAGCGTAAGATGGCTGAGATGGATGCTTCCAGGATAGCTTTTTTTGGTTCATTGGAAAAGCTGAAGAATGAAGCATCACGTCTTGTCCTTGAG GATCGATCTCTTTGCAAGTCTGCTCTTGTTGAATATGCTACTAGGATGAATATACAGAAACCCACATATCAGACGATACAAGTGGGGACAAATATACCTGTTTTCCATTCTTCTTTGGTTGTCGATGGTGTTTCTTGTACAGGAGAGAAGGGCAGAAGCAAAAAAGAAGCTGAACAGTCAGCAGCACGTGCTGCAGTTCTAAAGTGTTTAG ATTTGGAATCAGGAGGACATATAATGTCAGAGATAGTTAATTGTAGGTTCAAACGCTCTACAGAGTCGAAGGAGTTGCAAAGTACTCAACATGACTCCAATAAGGTAGTTGCGGCTGATGGTGGAAATGCTCTTACATTGAACAAGACTATAGCCGAGGAAGTAACCAAAATGCCTTTTCCAACTGGTGTTGAAAGTGTCCTTACTTTGAATGAGACCAAAGTTGAGGAAGGAAGCCAAATACCTTCTTTAACCAATGTCAAAAATAGCCTTACGTTGAATGAGACTAAAGTTCAGAAAGGAACCAATTTGCCTTCTCCAACTAGTGGTGAAAATGTGTTTAGTCTGAACAAGACTAAAGTTGAGGAAGGAACCAAAATGCCGTCTCCAACTGGGGCTGAAATTGGCCTTACGTTGAATGAGATTAAAGTTGAGGAAGGTACCAAGATGCCTTTTCCAACTGGTGTTGAAAATGGCATTACATTGAATGAGACTAAGGTTTAG
- the LOC122603604 gene encoding probable aquaporin NIP-type produces the protein MAKSIEQLSDIEKGNLVTLNESTNYKVHLTQKLLAELIGTYCVIFAGCGSVAVNKIYGGTVTFPGICVTWGLIVMCMIYTVGHVSAHFNPAVTITLSLLKLLPFKEVPGYILAQLLGSILASATLALLMNVTPEAYFGTVPVGSTLQSFVVEIIITFILMFVISGASNDDRAIKKHGGIAVGMAIMLNVFVGGPISGASMNPARSLGPAFVKHNFKGIWAYIFGPIIGAIIGGFGYQLLKPTDKSYSDLVKRNH, from the exons ATGGCTAAATCTATAGAACAACTTTCAGATATCGAAAAAGGCAATCTTGTTACCTTAAATGAGTCAACGAACTACAAAGTCCATTTAACtcaaaag CTGTTAGCGGAACTCATTGGCACATATTGTGTCATTTTTGCTGGATGTGGATCCGTCGCGGTTAATAAAATTTACGGTGGCACAGTAACTTTTCCTGGAATATGCGTAACTTGGGGTTTAATCGTTATGTGCATGATTTACACCGTTGGTCATGTATCGGCTCATTTTAACCCCGCCGTGACAATCACCTTGTCTCTTTTGAAGTTGTTGCCATTTAAAGAA GTGCCTGGTTATATATTGGCACAACTTTTGGGTTCGATTCTTGCTAGTGCAACATTGGCGTTGTTAATGAATGTGACCCCGGAAGCATATTTTGGGACCGTACCGGTTGGTTCAACCCTACAGTCGTTCGTTGTTGAGATAATCATTACGTTTATTTTGATGTTTGTTATATCTGGTGCTTCCAATGACGATAGAGCG ATAAAGAAGCATGGAGGGATTGCAGTTGGAATGGCAATCATGTTAAATGTGTTTGTTGGAGG GCCTATTTCTGGAGCATCGATGAATCCTGCTAGAAGTCTTGGACCAGCTTTTGTTAAGCATAATTTCAAAGGAATTTGGGCATATATTTTTGGCCCAATAATCGGAGCTATTATCGGAGGATTTGGTTATCAATTGTTAAAGCCAACAGATAAATCTTATAGCGATCTTGTTAAAAGAAATCATTGA
- the LOC122603605 gene encoding protein PXR1-like: MKIISGTIVSSKPVNLSKAANILSKFVKSDNGASQAVSAYLRRASEAFNEHVYFKKNHKLKRSRSKEEASTISGFSDMTHRDIEEDERTVMENGDAGNREFDQDPVEIDENGASKAKGKLRKKDKKKKTSEDLESSKTYNTEVGLENVIEPVKEKSEEKKKKKKRKNSEVDGGEIRNSVTPEKKKRRKTKAEE, encoded by the coding sequence ATGAAGATCATTTCTGGAACGATTGTATCTTCAAAGCCTGTTAATCTCTCGAAAGCCGCCAATATTTTGTCGAAGTTTGTGAAATCTGACAACGGAGCTTCCCAAGCGGTGTCTGCTTACCTCCGCCGTGCATCCGAGGCTTTTAATGAGCACGTATACTTTAAAAAGAACCATAAACTTAAGAGAAGTCGCTCAAAGGAGGAAGCTTCAACTATATCTGGATTTTCTGATATGACTCATAGAGATATAGAAGAAGATGAGCGTACAGTTATGGAAAATGGCGATGCGGGAAACAGGGAATTTGACCAGGATCCAGTTGAAATTGATGAAAACGGGGCCAGTAAAGCTAAAGGTAAGTtgagaaagaaagataagaaaaagaagACGTCCGAGGATCTGGAGAGTAGTAAAACATACAATACTGAAGTTGGATTGGAAAACGTTATCGAACCTGTGAAAGAAAAGAgtgaagaaaagaagaaaaagaagaaaaggaagaattcAGAGGTTGATGGGGGAGAAATTAGGAATTCAGTGACGcctgaaaagaagaaaagaaggaaaacCAAAGCCGAAGAATAG